The DNA window CATCCTTTGTCTTGAAGttctttttagtatttttgttgTCATTTTCAACTAAAAAAGCACATgtctaataataaaatagcaaaaaataaaaagaaaaaaagttcataatatttattaaattcggAAAAAATAAATTCCTTGAAATGGAActaaaatttcaaccaaaaatGTAAAGACTTGAAAACAGATTTTAACCCAAATAAACCAAaggtaaattattattaaattattaaaaaacaaaCAACCAAACATCAATAATTATTAAGGAGAGAAATATGACGTAATGAATTACTTTAACATTTTTgtcttatataaataaataaattattaaatatagtaCATTAAAATTGAAAAGGTAAACATCCTTAGTTGGcagggtttttattttaaaatgtttgcaATTTTATCATTCAATTTTTAAGATGTTATCATTTAGTCATTCAATCGTTAAATTTTTTCTGACGGTTGATTGTATATTTCAAATAATGTTTACACTTTTATTTTGatcactaaattttttttttgtgtgagtgATAAAAACAAACAAGTAGATtacattaatttaattcaatcagaAAGGATATCCTCGACAAGTTGAAGTCCCTCATGTATGTTAAAAGTCATCTTAGCTATACGATCTACTTCAAAATTTTCTTCACGAGGAATATGCTCAAGCTTCCAATGTCCAATAACCAACAAGAGCTGTTGAATACGCCTAATAAGCACAAAAGAAGATGGTTTTCAGGAAGTATCTTGAATAGCCTGAAGAACCTCTCGACTATCAAATCTGATCACCACTCCATTATAGCTCCGACTCTGTAAGATCGTCAAACCATCAAGAATCCTCTATAGTTCAATATTAAACACCGAACAGTGTCCCAAACTTTTGTTAAAACTCAGAATCCAACCCCCTTGACAATCAAAAGAAATTTAGGTTTCATACACAATTATTAAAGATGAGTTACttaggttaattttaattttgaaacataaaataatattttaaaatttagaagaagattaaattcattaatttcaatattatactaacaaattttttcaataaattatttaattgatttttatattttgaaatttaaaatttcaatattgaaaaaaatatttagaactCGACAAGGGGGTAAGCAAGTACaaattgacaatttttttaaagtattaatttaGTCTCTACTGCtttttcactttagtccttaatattttttttatcccaATCAACACtttaaaaaaagatattttttggGCAACCAAAATGAAAGCAATTTAgaagttgaatgaccaaaatgaaagtgtgaACATGATGTGATGTGTACAGTTAACCACCGATAAAAATTTAACAGTAAAGTGGTTAAAATGAAAGCACCCTTAAAATTAAGTAACAATTAGACAGTTTAcccaaatttaaatacaaaacaaaaaataataaaaatatatactaaaactaaaaatgcaataaatatcttacaaaaattatttttttaaagttccaaTAAAACTACTATTGATCATTTTATTATtagaaaataatagaatgttaaaaaatattttcatattttataattaaatttaaacaataaCATAATGTAATTATGAAAACAGTAATTTGAATGGAATAATCGATACCGTGCCAAACATATGGTGCATATCATAATGGCCATTTGGCAACACATGTGGGATGAAGTATGTGGTAAGCACGATTTTcccacatttttttatttattttcgcaAATACCTAGGCAACAGTGCCCCACTAGAAAATTctgagaaaaaaaaagacaagaattcagagagaaaaagaaaacaatttgtCTGAAAATATCTGTGAAAAGACTAGGGAGCtcgttgtttttctattttcattttctatATAAATATTTCAGGTTTGGTTGGATTTTGGTGGCCTGTTTGTTTTTGTGGTCTTCTTCTTCGTCCAACTTTGTGTCTGTAAGAAAATTCCCttgttcatgtttttttctatTCTAAACGGTACCCTCACAGTTTGCAGAGATGCAGCTGGAATCGCTGGTAATATAATCTTCCTTCGTTTATTTCTTGTAAAGTTCATttattttttctagaaatttCGTTTTTTGATTGAATTAAGAATGACCCATTAGTCCATTCTTGAAGATGAACTAATTTgatttatgctttttttttaaataatttttgatagATTTGAAAATGACCCATTAGTCCATTCTTGAAGATTTTGGAGCTTAAGGGatcatcataatttttttttttgaatgttgCTGGGAATTGGGTATTGTTTAAAGTTGAACAAAAGCTTTATTTTGTTGTTGGAATTGCTGAGAGTTAATTatttatacataatttattctTCAAATAGTTGGtggttctttttttttcctgGATTTAAGTTGATTCTGAGAAACTGAACTTTATTTGCAGAAACTAGGGAATGATTAGAATTTGTGATATTTTTCGTGTCATGTCATGTTTTATCTATGTTCCTCTTATTGTATTACTGTCGTGTCTAAATTTGTTGGATTCTTGCCTGGTTTGGTACAAATAGGAACCTCTCAACTAAAAATTGTAACATGGTCAATGTTTAGATCACCCTGGCTTCCCCTTTATGCTTTGTTCCTTGCTAGGGTATGGTGCGTCTGGTTCGGATAATGTTTGAAGCGACTTTTTGGAGCAGAAAAGAGTTTTGTTCTGTTTTATTGATCTTATTTAGCGTATGGAAGTTTGTTTGTTGTTCTTCTACCATAAGTCTCTAAGTTCCGAATGGAGTTTCCATCTTCGGTAGGGATGCTTTACTTGCACCAATAATTGTTATTGAGGCAATGTACTCTTCGATACTCGAGCATAAATCTAATTAACCACGATTGCACTTTTGAAAGTTTGTTGTTAATCTACCATCAGTCTCTTGGTTCTTAACAGTATTGCCATCTCTGGTACCGGTGCTTTACATGGACCAATAGTAGTTCTTTGAGGCAACATGCCTTTTGGTCCTTGATAATTGTAAATGTCATTTGATGATTTGATATATTGAGTTTGTTTGCTTTATATGCAAGTTTCGATGGGAAAAATCATATAAAACGACATCAATCTGATCTCAATCCTTGTTTATTTCAGGGAACATCTTTGCTTTCGGGCTGTTCATATCACCCATGTATGTTCTACTTTCTAAGTATTTTAATCCAGGTTGTAAGAATTTGTTTTCTGAAGGAATAGATTCTTATATCTTATCCTCTGACTAGTTCCAATTATTGCTTTTCGTTTTAACTTTTCAGACCCACATTTAAAAGAATTATCAGAAACCAATCCACCGAGAATTTTTCGGGATTGCCTTACATATATGCCCTTTTGAACTGCTTGATCTGCACGTGGTATGGCACGCCCCTGGTATCTCATGACAACGTACTGGTTATGACGGTCAATTCAATCGGTGCTGTTTTTCAGATTACCTACATTGTCACCTTCATTGTATATGCCGATAAAGAGAAAAAGGTtgtctaaaattttcaaatttatatgcaTTTGTTGTTCTGGCTACAATGATCATACCCTTATATTATGTTTGTATGTGTGTCGGAATAAGAACTTCAAGAAAAACGAAGGCTCCAGCTAATATAGGTGTTGTTTTCAACTGTTGGTCATATGATTTGTGTTGATGACAGATGAGAATGCTTGGAATGCTACTCGGAGTTTTTGGCCTACTGGCGATCATAGTTGCTGGTAGCTTGCAGATAGCTGACCGAGCAACACGGTGGATCTTTGTCGGGCTTTTAAGTTGTGCTTCTCTCATATCAATGTTTGCTTCCCCTTTGTTTATAATAGTAAGTCGATCGGTCAAAAGCACTACATTTGATTGTTTCTGAAAATTCATTATTGATGACATGTTATCTGTAACACGAACTTTGTTCCCAGAATTTAGTAATTCGAACAAGGAGTGTTGAATTCATGCCATTCTATCTCTCCCTCTCGACATTCCTGATGAGCACTTCGTTCCTCCTATACGGCGTCTTTAACTTTGATGCCTTTATTTACGTAAGCTTCCTCTAACATCGACGAcagattcttttcttttctttttttcgttATAAAAGTTGTTAGTTTTATGCTTTAAAATTGGCTCTCTGTTTTTTCAGGTTCCAAATGGAATTGGAACTATTTTGGGGATTCTACAACTCGCGTTGTACTTCCGATATAAAGCGAAGTCCATGGAAGAATCCAATGAGCCACTCATGGTGTCACAAGCGTGACTCTTGCTTTCTCCTGGAAAGGTAACTTCTTCTATGTTCCGTTTCTACGCTTCAATGCTTTTTCGATGGCGTGTAAGTGGAAAGTTTTTGATGTTGAGGTGTGTATAGTGATGGGATCGTTTGATGTATGGTTTCATTCGTTGTATTATTCCGAACATGGTCTGATTCTTTGTCTAAACAAATTTGTTCGTCGACACTCCGGTTTATTACGGACAGTGTCTAGGCTTTGCATGTATGAGCGAAGCAAAAATTCATTTTGGTTTGAGATCGACTCGTTTACGTATTACTACTGTTTTTGCATCATACAACTTTCCAACAGAATTTGTGCGCACTTGAATGTATGTGTTTGCAGGTGATGAACTTGATCGACCTATGTTATTCGAATTCGGGCATAAATATCATATGCAGATATATGTTTCAAACACGagtttattcaattttaaaaagctTTTCATATACTTGGAGTTTATATACGTGTACGTAAAAATGTgctaattcaattcaatcctgGTGAAAGTGGTCTCCTATAAGTAGAAAGCCGAACTTAAATAAAGCGTCGGAGCAACATAGATAATATTTGGCTCAATCATGTGTTCCCATGGATTTTCtatttttccaattttctttttttatcgaAACTATTTttcgatttttatttttgttttgaaatacTAGGGCTAATAGAGTAATTTTGTACATGATAAAAGTTTGAATTACATTCCTGAAAAACTTTGTTCGTGTTACAAGCTAATTTTGTACGGAAATTAAAGCAGGTCCCTTAATGTTGTTCTCACAACTCCTGTGGATTTTCCCTGAAAATGATTACCAATAATATATTAGTAGGGAATCGTTACCAACTACCAAGTAGTAAAAAATTCGACTTCAAATGTTGGGACTTGAGCTCAATTGAATAACTTGATTGGAAATTTATCTATTTAGtaaatagtaaatttaatttttatgtttgactttaattttaattatttacactCGATATtaatcttaaataaataaaaaaataagaagttAACTAAGCTCTTAAGTTATTTGAATCAAATATTAAGTTACTCGAATTCATTTTTAAGTTGAATTCTGATTGAggggtaaaattttttttaattaaaaaaaagagtaatTAAGCTGTTTTTTTTTGCAgtacttgaatttttaaaatatattaaaaagactcaaacttaaaaaaaaaacaattaagtcattattttttttaactcaattaggtacttgaactgtaaaatacatcaaaaagtcTCTTTAACTATTAGCTTTGACAGTTGACCATTAagattaactttttaattaaagTCACCCCATGTCATAACCACGACATAATATGtggcaaaaaaattataaaaataaaaatcaataaaaattataaaaattattaaattttaatgaaaaattttaaaattttataaaagatcttttaaccattaactttaatagttgattgttaaagttaacgacccttagtttttttttttcagttaaaatcaTCATGTGTCGCAATACAGTGTGACATGTGGCGAAATGtgataaaaaaagtataaatcaataaaaattataaaatgtttttttataattttcttacgactttataaaattttataacattttttctatatttctatatatattatatttttttatactttttttacgatttttgtaatttttaataaatttttatatttttattaaattttaattatttttacaacttttattgatttttatttttatcaatttttgccACATGTCACATTTTGGTTGTGACACATGGTGGCTTTAACCGAAAAAAATTAGGGAtggttcaagtacccaattgagtgtaaaaaaagcaaaggcttaattatttttttgaaaaaatttgagggcctttttgatgcattttaaaagtttaaataccCAATTGAATGCAAAACAAAAGtaaggcttaattgctttttttgaaaaaaattgaaagtcttTTTTATGCattgtaaaaattgaataaaaaaaacaatggGTTAATTACtgttttttgaaaagttttaagaGTTTTTTACATCCTTAATCCTTGAATTTAGTAAAGTGACCAAAAAATTTCCCATATGCTCACATGTTTTTCCCTTGACTTGTAGTGAAAATTTCACAAATCTCACTTTGGCCCTCCATGTGTTCGCATTTGATTGGATTAAATGGCCATGTGGAATTTTTCTTTTAGGAGGAATGGTCAAGTGACTAAAGTGAGGACGAAATAAAAGTAGCGAGAGCAAAGTGatcaaaaaaatagtaaaaagacTAAAGTGAAATTTCACTATAGTATAAGggccaaaatatatattaaacctAAATTTGTTTAAGCTTTTCTATACGtatgatttaatatttttgtatgaaATGAAGTGAAATCATTGATTTTAGCTATGGAAGAAACTGATAAAATAATCACCTGATTATCGTTCGCCTGATCGGAAAGTCTCTTGACGGAATCATCAAGCAACTGCCCTCTTTCATCATACAAAATCAGCCCACTAAACTGCGGCAGTTCACATTTCTCCCCCATAAGTATCGGTCTTTGCCACACCGGCGAATCCGAGTTATGGCTTCGCCACCCCACACTCTCTCCATACTCTTCCAATCCCAACAACGGCGGTGGCCTCTCTTCCCACCTAAAACTCCTCTCTCCCCACCGTTTAGCTCCACTCCACATCACTGATCCCATCAACACCTTCTTCGGTACCCAACTGCAACCCGGCTCACGCCACTTCGCATTCATCGAACCATCCCCGACCGCGTCTCCGTCCACCACTTGCTTTTTTCGAGCTTTCTTTTTGAGAACCGTGGCGGCACAAAGACCAACAATGGCGGATGCAGCACAAACGAAGACAATGACTGCTTCTTGTGTTGTAAGCTTCCATTTCTCCTCTAAACTCCACAATGCTTCCATGGGTTCTAACGAACTAAAGATAAACTGCGGTGAAACGTATAATGCATGTATGTAAATGATGAAATGTATGTTGGGTTACGAGATGATAATATCAATGTGCGTTTACGGTACGAAGACATAAAAATTTGTATAACGTTAAAAATAATAGgatatatgaatatataaaaaatctgGGTTTAGATTATTACAGTGGAAAAGAGGGAGCTTTCACATGAGAACCACCGTCGTCACTTGTTTTAGCCGTTGGGAATGTATCACCACCGATTTAAGGTAATAATGACAATTCACGAGGCATGCATGGTTGGGGaatgatgaatttattttttcattttcatgaaGAGAATGATCAAACtattatttattgtaaaattattaaaaaataacaaatcaataaaaatttaattttacttcaattaatttttaaataaatttgttaatattaaacctaaaataatttttataacaaactataaatattattagtaaaaaaaagtTTCAATCATACTTCAAgaaaatattcttttaattttaaataaaatcattttctttttttcaccTACTCTTATTTTTACTCATTCTTTTCACTCCATTATATTAGtcgtttcatttttttatttttttatttttaatttttcattatttttttaatataaatgtcTGGTTACTTGCTCTAAATATACCCATTAAAATCATGGTGGTAAAAAACCGCTTGTATATTTTTCATTACAACGAGTCTCCTACGAAAAAGGGAGCAATTTATTTCACTGAAGAATTCAATGATACAACATTCTAATTACAGGACATAAATTAGATAAACGGGAAACTAGAAAACACCCTTCACAAAGGAACCCTCAGCTAACCTCACCTCACCTCTCTCTCTCACTCTAATTAGATCCATCTCGCCGACATCGACAAGACAAATCCCGGTTCAAGACAATCCATAATGAACTGTCCCGGCATTCCTGTGCGCTGCTACAGCGACGGCTGCAGCACCAACTGCACCGAACTGGGACTGTGCCTGGAGAAGTTTAGCATCTATGGGTAACCTTCGCTCGGTCTTGGCCTGAGTTCTGTAATAGGGGTTGCTGTTCATATCAAAGGCAGTTCCTGGGGATGGTTTTGCCACCATGCTAAACTGTTGTTGCGGTTTGGTTTGCAGATTCCTGTCCGTCTGTGTTCCAGATTTCTCTTGATTTAGGAGGAAACAATGGGGGGAGACATTCTGCGGAGGGACTGCATTTCTGTAGAAGTTCTTAGCGTGGTAACCATCTTTAATGTTTTTCACGTCCTCATATGGTACAACGGATCCAACAACTCTCCCGGGCTTTGCTGTACGGACAGGATAACACTTCTGGCTCAGCAAAACAGTAAAACaaacaaaagggaaaataaagccataATGAGTCTACTTGGCTCAGACCGACATCGAATGTGCGCCATAATGGGATACATATTCATGAAACTATTACGAAATATGGTTTCAATATTCAATGACCAATAGAAATGAAagacagaaaacatgcatacctGAAGGCACCCTAGGTGGAGGCCGTGTTGGCTTTGGTTTACTAGAAATTACATCCATCGCTTTCCTGGCATCCGCTTCTCTATCTTGTCGGTTCTCGTACGAAACTGAAGTTGACTGTGTATTTGGAGTAATACCATTTGAATGGACGGTAGACCTGCAAATAAACAGAATAAAAGTTGGGACATATATAACCATATACAAAACTCAGGACCGGGGCCAACTAACATAGAAACCGAATTGTCAGGAACATGTAAATACCTTGGGAGGGACACATGCTTCCTCTCCAGAGGGAAAACTGGTGCACTTCTACCACCATTTTCCTCGAGATATGCAAACTGCTTTTTGAATTGACCGACAGGACTGTAATGGAAAAAAAACCATAATATAAgcaagtggactaaattgaaaaaataaaaaaagacccAAAAAATCAGTTATGATTACTAGATTATGCAATTCAAAAGCATTCGAACCTAGGATAAAGGAAATTGGATCCTTCATGTCCGTTCAGGTAGTCTTTGAGCAGCTGAGGATGATATTCTAGTGCCTCCCTGTAAATTAATTCCCTTACGTCCTCCTTTGTCACCCGTCGTCTCTCAAACTCGAACTCTAATTTTGATATTGGTTGACAAGAAGGTTCCCTCTCGATTTTAGACAAGCCTTTGAAGTAAGGGTCGGCTAATGCCTGTTAAATTAATACAGAAATGTTTCAGTGTGTTGAAAAGAACGGGTAAACTCTTGGTCACAACATTGACATGCCCAAGAAAGCCCCATATAGAAGACACCATTTTTACGgcattaaaaaaaagataaacccACCTCCTCTGCGGTTGGCCGGTCCTTGGGATCAAATGCTAATAGCCTCTGCAATAACCGCACTGCTAACGGGTCTGCATTTGGAAACTTTTGTGAAAATGGCACGGGTTTTTTTTTCCGCATTTCAGACAAGTATTTTCTTGCTTTGTCATTTCGAACCTGCACTTATTATATGAACCAGTATCACCAATTTGTAACAAAACAAGCACACACACATATGCACACAACAAAAAGGAGAAAGAGCAAGTTGCTGTACCCCGGAAATGGTTTCTAGTGAAGGTGTCCCTATAAGATCAGTGATCAATTCTAACTGATGAATGACACTTTTTCCAGGAAATAGGGGCTTCCCCGTCAATACCTCGGCAAAGATGCAGCCAATGCTCCAAATGTCTATAGCCGGAGTATACTGCACAAAGTTTTCGACAAAAGTCaagatttaaataattaatatttaaaagtcACACCCCAAGTAAAGCACTGCAGTGAAACAGACATAACCGGACACAATTACCTGG is part of the Gossypium hirsutum isolate 1008001.06 chromosome D11, Gossypium_hirsutum_v2.1, whole genome shotgun sequence genome and encodes:
- the LOC107885968 gene encoding bidirectional sugar transporter SWEET2, producing MFFSILNGTLTVCRDAAGIAGNIFAFGLFISPIPTFKRIIRNQSTENFSGLPYIYALLNCLICTWYGTPLVSHDNVLVMTVNSIGAVFQITYIVTFIVYADKEKKMRMLGMLLGVFGLLAIIVAGSLQIADRATRWIFVGLLSCASLISMFASPLFIINLVIRTRSVEFMPFYLSLSTFLMSTSFLLYGVFNFDAFIYVPNGIGTILGILQLALYFRYKAKSMEESNEPLMVSQA
- the LOC107885976 gene encoding uncharacterized protein, which translates into the protein MEALWSLEEKWKLTTQEAVIVFVCAASAIVGLCAATVLKKKARKKQVVDGDAVGDGSMNAKWREPGCSWVPKKVLMGSVMWSGAKRWGERSFRWEERPPPLLGLEEYGESVGWRSHNSDSPVWQRPILMGEKCELPQFSGLILYDERGQLLDDSVKRLSDQANDNQGKSTGVVRTTLRDLL